The following coding sequences lie in one Oculatellaceae cyanobacterium genomic window:
- the obgE gene encoding GTPase ObgE, producing the protein MQFIDQAEIEVEAGKGGDGIVTFRREKYIPAGGPSGGNGGRGGSIYFKAVENLQTLLDFRYNHRFKAQDGERGGRSSRTGAAGGDRTIEVPCGTVIYDAETEEVIVDFIEPGQTFCVAAGGKGGLGNQHFLSNRNRAPEYALPGLPGEHKHLRLELKLIAEVGIIGLPNAGKSTLISSLSAARPKVADYPFTTLVPNLGVVRKPSGDGTLFADIPGLIEGASEGAGLGHDFLRHIERTRVLLHLVDATAEDPIAAYQTIQQELEAYGRGLVERPQLLALNKIDAVDLQTQNSLKAELSKISNSPVFLISAVARTGLDDLLHDIWQILDELKINNDQLSIK; encoded by the coding sequence ATGCAATTTATAGATCAAGCAGAAATTGAAGTTGAAGCAGGAAAAGGCGGCGATGGGATCGTAACTTTCCGTCGGGAAAAATATATCCCTGCTGGGGGGCCTTCTGGTGGCAACGGTGGTCGCGGTGGCTCGATTTATTTTAAGGCGGTAGAAAATCTGCAAACTTTGCTGGATTTCAGGTATAACCACCGTTTCAAAGCCCAAGACGGAGAACGTGGGGGGCGAAGTAGTCGTACTGGTGCAGCAGGAGGCGATCGCACCATTGAAGTGCCTTGTGGCACTGTCATTTATGATGCTGAAACCGAGGAAGTAATCGTTGATTTTATCGAACCAGGGCAAACATTTTGTGTAGCCGCAGGTGGTAAAGGCGGTTTAGGAAATCAACACTTCCTCAGCAATCGCAACCGCGCCCCAGAATATGCTTTACCAGGATTACCAGGCGAACACAAACATCTACGTTTAGAGTTGAAATTAATAGCTGAAGTCGGCATTATTGGTTTACCAAATGCTGGGAAATCTACCTTGATTTCGTCTCTCTCAGCAGCACGTCCCAAAGTAGCAGATTATCCATTTACAACATTAGTTCCAAATCTGGGAGTAGTGCGTAAACCTAGCGGTGACGGTACTCTTTTTGCTGATATTCCAGGTTTAATTGAAGGAGCATCAGAAGGTGCAGGTTTAGGACATGACTTCTTGCGCCATATTGAGCGTACCCGTGTATTGCTACATTTAGTTGACGCGACTGCTGAAGATCCCATTGCAGCTTATCAAACAATTCAGCAAGAATTAGAAGCTTATGGGCGCGGTCTTGTCGAGCGTCCCCAACTATTAGCATTAAACAAAATTGACGCAGTTGATTTACAAACTCAAAACAGTTTAAAAGCAGAGTTATCTAAGATTAGTAATTCACCAGTCTTTCTAATTTCAGCCGTTGCTCGAACTGGATTAGATGATTTATTGCATGACATTTGGCAAATATTAGATGAGTTGAAAATTAACAATGATCAATTATCAATTAAGTAG